The following are encoded together in the Pseudomonas sediminis genome:
- a CDS encoding copper chaperone PCu(A)C, translating to MNLRKTLLGLVLILPAMLAQAHEYEVGQLHIDHPWSREMPPVAPTAAAYFVVHNRGSEADRLLAVSTPVAGKAELHEHVHADGVMKMQQVQDVAIPAGGEVKFEPMGYHVMLFDLKQQAKDGERFPLTLTFEKAGKVEVDVAVQQDAPAGHDHGDAHDHGKHQH from the coding sequence ATGAACCTGCGCAAAACCCTGCTAGGCCTTGTTCTGATCCTGCCCGCAATGCTGGCCCAGGCCCACGAGTACGAAGTCGGCCAGCTGCATATCGATCACCCCTGGTCGCGTGAGATGCCGCCAGTGGCGCCGACTGCCGCCGCCTATTTCGTTGTGCACAACAGGGGCAGCGAGGCTGATCGCCTGCTGGCCGTCAGCACTCCGGTGGCCGGCAAGGCCGAGCTGCATGAGCATGTGCACGCAGATGGCGTGATGAAGATGCAGCAGGTGCAGGACGTCGCCATCCCTGCCGGTGGCGAGGTGAAATTCGAGCCCATGGGCTACCACGTCATGCTGTTCGACCTGAAGCAGCAGGCCAAGGACGGTGAGCGCTTCCCGCTGACGCTGACGTTCGAGAAGGCCGGCAAGGTCGAGGTCGACGTCGCCGTGCAGCAAGACGCGCCGGCTGGCCATGATCATGGCGACGCCCACGACCACGGCAAGCATCAGCACTGA
- a CDS encoding TonB-dependent copper receptor, which yields MSVSFVTGAASVRPRFPLSALAVACGLSAIAPLHAEEHVHQLPPTVITAIQQSSPLTVVADPKDPRQPVPASDAADYLKTIPGFSAIRSGGSNSDPVLRGMFGSRLLLFTDGGQMLGACPGRMDAPSSYIAPETYDLLTVTKGPQTVIWGPGASAGVVRFEREPARFGELGARLHASVLAGSNGRFDRLIDGAVGSEQGYLRVMANRSHSDDYDNGDGDTIASRWDKWNTDVALGWTPDADTLIELSAGRGDGEARYAGRGMDGTQFKRESLGLRIERSNLGGVLDKVEAKIYYNYADHIMDNFRLRMPNPSSMMAMPMASQVDRRTLGARLAATWTWDDLELITGIDAQRSEHRARRSTYSMMTGYTDADRFPWNRDALMHNYGAFAEATWSLAERYRLVSGARVDRASAKDFRQSFRSMMGMARPNPTAGETRAETLPSGFVRYEHDLSGSSTTLYAGIGHVQRFPDYWELFSAGLNGPAGSRNAFDGIEPEKTTQLDIGIQYQGEALQAWASAYAGQVRDYILFDYRGMGTQADNVDARIMGGELGVAYAFASNWKADATLAYAWGKNSSDGEALPQMPPLEARLGLSYQRDAWSAGALWRVVDGQGRIADGRGNVVGQDFGDSAGFGVFSLNGAYRVSQQVKLSAGVDNLLGKRYAEHLNRAGDAGFGFPADTRIDEPGRTFWAKVDFDF from the coding sequence ATGTCCGTTTCCTTCGTTACGGGCGCCGCTTCCGTGCGCCCTCGTTTTCCCCTGTCTGCCCTGGCCGTTGCCTGTGGCCTGAGTGCCATCGCGCCGCTGCATGCCGAGGAGCATGTCCACCAACTGCCGCCCACGGTGATCACGGCAATCCAGCAGAGCTCGCCGCTGACGGTGGTGGCCGATCCCAAGGACCCACGCCAGCCGGTGCCGGCCAGCGATGCCGCCGACTACCTCAAGACCATTCCCGGTTTCTCCGCGATTCGCAGCGGCGGCAGCAACAGCGACCCGGTGCTGCGCGGGATGTTCGGCTCGCGCCTGCTGCTGTTCACCGACGGCGGCCAGATGCTGGGTGCCTGCCCCGGTCGGATGGACGCGCCCAGCTCTTATATCGCCCCGGAAACCTATGACCTGCTGACCGTGACCAAGGGCCCGCAGACGGTGATCTGGGGCCCCGGCGCCTCGGCCGGTGTGGTGCGCTTCGAGCGCGAGCCTGCGCGCTTCGGCGAACTCGGCGCGCGCCTGCATGCCAGCGTGCTGGCCGGCTCCAATGGGCGCTTCGACCGCCTGATCGACGGCGCCGTCGGCAGCGAGCAGGGCTACCTGCGGGTGATGGCCAACCGTTCGCACTCGGACGACTACGACAACGGTGATGGCGACACCATCGCCTCGCGCTGGGACAAGTGGAACACCGATGTGGCACTGGGCTGGACGCCGGATGCCGACACCTTGATCGAGCTAAGCGCCGGCCGTGGCGATGGCGAGGCGCGCTACGCCGGGCGCGGCATGGACGGCACCCAGTTCAAGCGCGAAAGCCTGGGCCTGCGCATCGAACGCAGCAACCTCGGCGGCGTGCTGGACAAGGTCGAGGCCAAGATCTACTACAACTACGCCGACCACATCATGGACAACTTCCGCCTGCGCATGCCGAACCCGAGCAGCATGATGGCCATGCCCATGGCCTCGCAGGTCGACCGGCGTACCCTGGGCGCACGCCTGGCCGCGACCTGGACGTGGGACGACCTCGAACTGATCACCGGCATCGATGCGCAGCGCAGCGAGCACCGTGCCCGCCGCTCCACCTACAGCATGATGACGGGCTACACCGACGCCGATCGCTTCCCCTGGAACAGGGACGCGCTGATGCACAACTACGGCGCGTTCGCCGAGGCCACCTGGAGCCTGGCCGAACGTTATCGGCTGGTCTCCGGGGCGCGCGTGGATCGTGCCTCGGCCAAGGATTTCCGGCAGAGTTTTCGCAGCATGATGGGCATGGCGCGGCCCAACCCGACGGCGGGCGAGACACGCGCCGAGACCCTGCCCAGCGGCTTCGTGCGCTATGAGCACGACCTGTCCGGTTCGTCGACCACCCTCTATGCGGGCATCGGCCATGTGCAGCGTTTCCCGGATTACTGGGAGCTGTTCTCGGCGGGACTGAACGGCCCGGCTGGCTCGCGCAATGCTTTCGATGGTATCGAGCCGGAGAAGACCACCCAGCTCGATATCGGCATCCAGTATCAGGGCGAGGCGCTGCAGGCCTGGGCGTCGGCCTATGCCGGGCAGGTGCGGGACTACATCCTGTTCGACTATCGCGGTATGGGCACCCAGGCCGACAACGTCGACGCGCGCATCATGGGCGGCGAACTGGGTGTGGCCTACGCCTTCGCGTCCAACTGGAAGGCCGATGCAACCCTGGCCTACGCCTGGGGCAAGAACAGCAGCGACGGCGAGGCACTGCCGCAGATGCCACCGCTGGAGGCGCGCCTGGGGCTGAGCTACCAGCGTGACGCCTGGAGCGCCGGTGCGCTCTGGCGTGTGGTCGACGGCCAAGGGCGCATCGCCGACGGGCGCGGCAACGTGGTTGGGCAGGACTTCGGTGACAGTGCCGGCTTCGGCGTATTCTCGCTCAACGGCGCCTACCGCGTCAGCCAGCAGGTCAAGCTCAGCGCCGGTGTGGATAACCTGCTCGGCAAGCGCTATGCCGAGCACCTCAACCGGGCCGGCGACGCCGGCTTCGGCTTCCCGGCCGACACCCGCATCGACGAGCCGGGTCGCACCTTCTGGGCCAAGGTCGATTTCGACTTCTGA
- a CDS encoding PepSY-associated TM helix domain-containing protein, with protein sequence MASSPDCTAPARERAAPSFYNLAWRWHFYAGLFVIPFMILLSVTGIIYLFKPQLDTWLYPHLMLAPASEQRVSADQQLALVEQLYPGATLSKYLPPVGEGRSAQFVIERDGRLLNLFVDPYRGTLLGEQDAQWNLQAVARTLHGDLMIGTLGDRLIELAAGWGIVLVVSGLYLWWPRGSNPAGVLWPRLHARGRLLWRDLHAVTGFWGSLLLLFMLLTGMTWTGFWGAQFAGAWNQFPAAMWDDVPKSGQLAGSLNSSREQTVSWAAEVTPLPASDPHAAHRGHAGHDQGPAAPRISLQQVVDTADARGVQRGYSISFPQGASGVYSVALFADDPRNDATLHLDQYSGAVLADVRWADYGMVARAVESGVKLHEGKMFGLANQILMALVCLLIIFSAVSGLVIWWKRRPAGRLGVPPLRHDLPRWKTAIGVMIALGMIFPLVGASLLLMWALDRSLGLLPSTRLAS encoded by the coding sequence ATGGCGTCTTCCCCCGATTGCACCGCACCTGCCCGTGAGCGTGCGGCCCCGTCGTTCTACAACCTGGCCTGGCGCTGGCATTTCTATGCCGGGTTGTTCGTCATCCCGTTCATGATTCTGCTGTCGGTCACCGGGATCATCTATCTGTTCAAACCGCAGCTCGACACCTGGCTGTATCCGCACCTGATGCTGGCGCCGGCCAGCGAGCAGCGCGTCAGTGCCGACCAGCAGCTGGCGCTGGTCGAGCAGCTCTATCCTGGCGCGACGCTGAGCAAGTACCTGCCTCCGGTCGGCGAAGGGCGCAGTGCGCAGTTCGTCATCGAGCGCGACGGCCGCCTGCTCAACCTGTTCGTCGATCCCTACCGTGGCACCCTGCTCGGCGAGCAGGACGCGCAATGGAACCTGCAGGCGGTGGCGCGTACCCTGCACGGCGATCTGATGATCGGCACCCTGGGCGATCGCCTGATCGAGCTGGCCGCGGGCTGGGGCATCGTGCTGGTGGTGTCCGGCCTGTACCTGTGGTGGCCGCGCGGCAGCAATCCGGCCGGCGTACTCTGGCCGCGCCTGCATGCCCGAGGTCGCCTGCTGTGGCGCGACCTGCATGCCGTGACCGGCTTCTGGGGCTCCCTGCTGCTGTTGTTCATGCTGCTCACCGGCATGACCTGGACCGGCTTCTGGGGGGCTCAGTTCGCCGGCGCCTGGAACCAGTTTCCCGCGGCGATGTGGGATGACGTGCCCAAGTCCGGGCAGCTTGCCGGCAGCCTCAACAGCAGCCGCGAGCAGACCGTGTCCTGGGCGGCGGAGGTCACGCCGCTGCCGGCGTCCGATCCGCATGCGGCGCATCGTGGCCATGCCGGTCACGACCAGGGCCCGGCTGCGCCACGCATCAGCCTGCAGCAGGTGGTCGATACGGCCGACGCTCGCGGCGTGCAACGCGGCTACAGCATCAGCTTCCCGCAGGGGGCCAGTGGCGTTTACAGCGTCGCGCTGTTCGCCGATGACCCGCGCAACGACGCCACCCTGCATCTGGATCAATACAGCGGTGCGGTGCTGGCCGATGTGCGCTGGGCTGATTACGGCATGGTTGCACGAGCCGTCGAGAGCGGGGTGAAGCTGCACGAAGGCAAGATGTTCGGCCTTGCCAACCAGATCCTGATGGCGCTGGTCTGCCTGCTGATCATTTTCAGCGCGGTCAGTGGCCTGGTGATCTGGTGGAAGCGCCGCCCGGCCGGTCGCCTCGGCGTACCGCCGCTGCGCCACGATCTGCCGCGCTGGAAGACCGCCATCGGCGTGATGATCGCGCTGGGCATGATCTTCCCGCTGGTGGGCGCCTCACTGTTGCTGATGTGGGCGCTCGACCGCTCCCTCGGCTTGCTTCCCAGCACGCGTCTCGCCAGTTGA
- a CDS encoding DUF2946 family protein: MLFTARRRTLAAQLGLLAFVLIVLAPLASQLRAEPADWRWLNQLGCHDGAGSVPVALDRSQPVLQVDACGYCSLLSHCPALAESNWSAAGRLQPRHEVCGALPAQSLQTAHFPHALSRAPPVLT, from the coding sequence ATGCTGTTCACGGCACGCAGACGTACGCTCGCCGCCCAGCTCGGGCTGCTGGCGTTCGTCCTGATAGTGCTGGCGCCACTGGCGTCGCAACTGCGTGCCGAACCGGCTGACTGGCGCTGGCTGAACCAGCTCGGCTGTCATGATGGGGCGGGCAGCGTGCCGGTCGCGCTCGACAGGAGCCAGCCGGTGCTGCAGGTGGACGCCTGCGGCTACTGTTCGTTGCTCTCCCACTGCCCGGCGCTGGCCGAAAGTAACTGGTCCGCTGCGGGGCGCCTGCAGCCGCGCCATGAGGTGTGCGGGGCGTTACCGGCGCAGTCGCTGCAGACTGCCCATTTCCCTCATGCGCTGTCACGCGCACCGCCGGTTCTCACCTGA
- a CDS encoding DUF2946 domain-containing protein translates to MKLARNDRSLTAWVLYFSILFSAFVCAISHGQMAGMQLSGLDGQYCSFEGNFGAGADLSGSGIVAPNPATGANCALASLFSAIILAAFFGLLGLLAAERNWPLSALHLPRLTRYRWPPANPRASPLLA, encoded by the coding sequence ATGAAACTGGCCCGTAACGACCGCTCACTGACTGCCTGGGTGCTGTACTTCAGCATCCTGTTCAGTGCGTTCGTCTGTGCCATCAGCCACGGCCAGATGGCCGGCATGCAGCTCAGTGGTCTGGACGGGCAGTACTGTTCGTTCGAGGGCAACTTCGGCGCGGGCGCCGACCTGAGCGGCTCCGGCATCGTCGCACCGAACCCGGCTACCGGCGCCAACTGCGCCCTGGCCAGCCTGTTCAGCGCCATCATTCTCGCCGCCTTCTTCGGCCTGCTCGGGCTGCTGGCTGCCGAGCGCAACTGGCCGCTGTCCGCGCTGCATCTGCCGCGACTCACCCGCTATCGCTGGCCACCAGCCAATCCCCGCGCTTCTCCTTTGCTCGCCTGA
- a CDS encoding LysR family transcriptional regulator: protein MLRFDDLQLFVRTAETGSLSAAARQLDVSPAVASAALKRLEQQLQVRLLARSTRSLRLTPEGELYLVHARLALQSLEEGRQQLVGSQEGICGVLQLSAPSDLGRNTLLPWLDEFQDEHPQLQLRLLLADRVADLFREPVDIALRYGAPEDSSLVALPVAPNNRRVLCASPSYLARYGAPQTVEDLRDHNCLLYMLHGRAHDRWRFQDGKREVLMSVAGNRVCDDADVTRRWAVAGRGVVYKSWLDVAEDVREGRLQVLLPNWLGEPTPLYLVCAHRAQLSKAVHLLRKFVQLRCQRLLDAAPWC from the coding sequence ATGCTGCGTTTCGACGACCTGCAACTCTTCGTGCGTACCGCCGAGACTGGAAGCCTGTCCGCAGCGGCGCGGCAGCTGGATGTATCGCCGGCAGTCGCCAGCGCCGCCCTCAAGCGACTGGAGCAGCAGTTGCAGGTGCGCCTGCTGGCGCGCTCGACGCGCAGCCTGCGTCTGACGCCCGAGGGCGAGCTGTATCTGGTGCATGCCCGGCTGGCGTTGCAGAGTCTGGAGGAGGGGCGTCAGCAACTGGTCGGCAGTCAGGAGGGTATCTGCGGTGTATTGCAACTGTCGGCACCCTCGGATCTCGGTCGCAATACGCTGTTGCCCTGGCTCGACGAGTTCCAGGACGAGCATCCGCAACTGCAGCTGCGCCTGCTGCTGGCAGACCGGGTAGCCGATCTGTTTCGTGAGCCGGTGGATATCGCCCTGCGCTACGGCGCACCGGAGGATTCCAGCCTGGTGGCGCTGCCGGTGGCGCCGAACAATCGTCGGGTGCTCTGCGCCTCGCCTTCCTATCTCGCTCGCTACGGTGCGCCGCAGACGGTGGAGGATCTGCGCGATCACAACTGCCTCCTCTATATGCTGCATGGCCGCGCGCATGACCGTTGGCGCTTTCAGGATGGCAAGCGCGAGGTGCTGATGAGTGTCGCGGGTAACCGGGTTTGCGACGATGCCGATGTAACCCGGCGCTGGGCCGTGGCCGGGCGGGGCGTGGTGTACAAGTCCTGGCTGGATGTCGCCGAAGACGTGCGTGAAGGGCGTCTGCAGGTGCTGCTGCCGAACTGGCTGGGCGAGCCGACGCCGCTGTATCTGGTGTGTGCCCACCGTGCCCAACTGAGCAAGGCGGTGCATCTGCTGCGCAAGTTCGTGCAACTACGCTGCCAGCGGTTGCTGGACGCTGCGCCGTGGTGTTAG
- a CDS encoding putative quinol monooxygenase, with translation MTTALTLIATIKALPGHAEAVAAGLQRLVTATCAEPGCLQYALHRNKMDPDQFVMIEQWRDAEALDQHRAAPHFLYFTNAFGERLAGIDLLPLQPLT, from the coding sequence ATGACCACTGCTCTCACACTGATCGCCACCATCAAGGCCCTGCCAGGTCATGCAGAGGCAGTGGCCGCGGGCCTGCAACGCCTGGTCACGGCCACCTGCGCAGAGCCCGGCTGCCTGCAGTACGCGCTGCACCGCAACAAGATGGACCCGGACCAGTTCGTGATGATCGAACAATGGCGCGACGCCGAAGCATTGGACCAGCACCGCGCAGCGCCCCATTTCCTATATTTCACCAACGCATTCGGCGAGCGGCTGGCGGGCATCGATCTGCTCCCACTGCAACCCCTTACCTGA